The nucleotide sequence tatataatggcTTGGGAACTTTGTAGAtctgttgttttttcttttgagacaATATGTTCATGGATTCACCAACAAGCATGGTTTTGTggattaaatgaaaataaaaggaagTGAATAAGGAGATTAAAAATGAGTAGTGTAAATTATGTACTTGTGATGATTATTGATTAATGTTTATACATTTATTTGCAGGCACTTCCTAAAACATTTTCAGAcaatttaaaaaagaagttgCCTGAAAATGTGAACCTTAAAGGTCCTAGTGGAGTTGTGTGGAATATAGGGCTGACAACTAAAGAGGACACTGTTTACTTCACAAACGGTTGGCAAGGATTTGTGAATGATCACTCTTTGAAAGAGAGTGATTTCctttttttcaaatacaatgGAGAATCATTGTTTGAAGTTTTAATATTTCATGGTGAGACCTTATGCGAGAAAGCGGGCTCCTATTTTGTAAGAAAGTGTGGACAAGGTCATACTGAGCAAGAGGGCAACAAGGCAAAGGTTGCAAAGAATTCTGTTGAAGAAGTCAACACTGCTTCTAATGGCGGTGTTGAATGCGGTTCTGAGAAATTTCGGAAGCTTGACACTATAAGAACACCATTAGCTGTACCTTTCGAAAATACCAATGAGAAGACTTCTAATGCTGGTGTTGAATCTGCTTCCCCCGAGCATGTCATGGCTGATGCAGTCACTATTGCGGTTCCCTCCCAAACAGCCGGCAAAAAGACCAAGAAGCCTGTTAACGAAGTTACGCCTGGCCAGCCTAAGAAGCGGGGAAGACCAGCAAAATCAGCTACTTCTGGCGAGAGAGCAATTGTTGATTGGGTGGCTTTTAGCAAGGAAAATTCAGGttaaaatatttctttctttttcattaacTTTTAGTACATTAATTCTAAATTATTTAGTAACTATAACTTTCTGATCTCATGTTATTATATGTGCTGCACATGCTTTGCTATGAAGTTTGTAAAAGCTTAAGAACACAACTCCATGTTCATTGTCCTAACTAGTTTGTTTTCAGGTTTTTATATTGGTCATAAGCATGGTTTTCAGTATCTTGTGATACATGTGAGTCATACCCCGATTCGATTCTAAACTGAACCCAGTCGATACGAATCTCTAGTGTTAATCTATTTGAACATGTATTTCATATCATTCTAATGAACCACTGTACCTAAACTTTGAGTAGCGAACCgccttttttttgtcaaatttgcATAACCAACCACGTTTcttttgtcatttgatttatgaCTTGAATCATTAATTCTTATGAGGTTCATATATGATGtatcaaattaattttgagGGAAAGTGAGAATCAGCGGGTTAGCTGGGGATTCGGTTAATATGAGGTGGGAGTTGTGGAGTGATAGAGGGTATCGTGGCAGaatcattgttttgttttgccaGAGAATTGTGTGTTTTCTTTGCGTAGAGCATTGCTCTTCGGGCAGTAGAGAATTATGTGTTTTCCTTATGCATGCTTTTTCGACCATCATTAAAATACTAGCGTTCCATTTGCGATTATCGGTTTCTCGTTAATTTCTTGCTTCTGTTATTTCTGGTTTGAAACAAATTAGTCCACCTGCCTAATTAGTGGAAAGGAAACCCATTGTTCAGACCATTAAACTGAGAGGGAGAGTAGAAGGAGTTCCTGTTCTCTTGTTGGTGGATAGTGGTGCAACCCACAACTTTATATCTAAGAAACTTGTCGCTGCAATGGGATAGGAAGTACAGGAGACAGTGCCAGTGCAGATTGAATTAGCAAATATGTATAAAACGAGATCAACGGGGGAACGCAAGCAGGTGATGGTAGAGATGGGTAAGCTGAAATTGGAGATTGGTGCTCTTGTGTTTGATTTGGATAAAGTGGATATAGTGTTAGGTACGACTTGGCTAAACTCAATTGGAGGCATGTAGGTCGATTAGCCTCAGCAGATAATGTGTTTCCATTTTAACCAGGAACAGGTAGAGTTAAAAGGAGAGAACAGGAGTGAGATGGGGGAAGATGGCTTTGAAGAGCTTGCTAGGAGGGCCAAAACAGTGGGAGAAAGGCTGTTTAATGGTTACTGAAGGGTTCCTAAGTTAGATAGGGTTGCTGTTGCAGAAATCACTGGTAAACAAGTGCTGCAGGAGTTGCAAAAAGGGCTTGATGAATTTCTTGAATGCAGAgaataattttgatatatttcaaAGCTGTGAATAGGATACaagaactaatttttttaaatagactCTTCTATACCTAATGGGCCTGAGATTTGAACTCTTTCCCTCGAGGTTATGAAGTTAAGCTCTTTACAACTAAGCTGATTAATGAGCCGGATACAATTGTTTACAACTCCCCCTCAAGCTGGTGAATGAATATCTATCATTCCCTGCTTGCAAGTAAGTTGGTTGAATCGTTTTGATGGCAGTCCCTTTGCCAACACATCTGCTAATTGATGCCAAAAAAGAATGTATGTTGTAGTTATCAAACCACTGTCCAACTTTTCTTTAATGAAGTGCCGATCAATTTTCGCATAGGAAAGCACAGTAGATGGAAATAGATCTTCTATCCCTCACTGAACCTGGATAATCAACATCAATGTATGCCTCCATAGTTAGTCTTCCTCCTAATTTAGATAAGAGTCCTCTCCCTACGGTGTCTTGGAGATATCGTAGAATATGGTCTACAACTTGCAAATGTCTCACCCTCGGACCATTAATGAATAGACTCACCACACTTACACAAGCCAAATCTGGACTTATGTGtaccaaataaatcaattttcccCCTAGTAGATTGCCAATTTTGGAAATTCCCTCCTCAAAGCTTATCTTGTGATTGGGAATACTCGCAGAGAATCATATGTTTTCTTTGTGTAGTGCATTGCTCTTTGGGTGGTAGGGACGTATCCCTTCTGCTGCTCTGCATATCCTTTTAACCATCAATAAATGCTCACATTCCATTTGCAATTTTCTGTTTCTCTTTAATTTCATGCTTCGATTATTTCTGGTTTGCAACACTTTTATTGCTAATGTATCTTATGATTCATAATAAGATTTGATTCATCATTTGGAAAATAGGTCTTTTGATTCACAATTTGAATCTCGATTTGATAACCAATGGTCCTGAGTTAGACTCAGGCATGATGTGATGTCTTAACTGTAGTTTTAGACTGAGTATACTAAGATGGTAAAAAGCCTATTTCCAAATTTTTACCAATCTGTTGATGGGAGGCCCTTATCCAGGTTTGAAACAGACTTGACGTATCAAGTCATAATAAGTATATTGAATAACACATTCTAGAAAGTGCCACACTTGTGTAGCTTTACCAATATGCTTGAGCAATGCTTCATCTTACATTGAATGGGGAAAACTGTTTatagttggaaaaaaaaatgcaaacatgGTGCTTTCCATGATCTCTCATGGCTCAAATCGTTATGCTTTATTTAGATTACtcaccatttttttcttcattcctCATAATTTCAGGGAGCAAAGAGAAAGATGCTGATGATCGTGAAATTGAAGGTGGAAGCTGACTTCAGAATAGAAGGTTATGTTCTCTTgtaaaaaaagagagaagatgaagcttATGTTCCTTCAGAATAGTTTGTGCTATCTGATTTTTCTGCAAATATGTAACTCAAGGCTCTCTTGAGTCTTGATGGGTGGCTTATTTCTTAGTAGTAGATGCATGGACAAACTCCTAGAAATGGTGGCAAACTCCTCAAATAGTTTATGTGATATATCTTTCCTTAGAGAACAATATATTGCCTAGTTAATGGTTGATTATGTGTTGTTATTATCTTTATTAGTAATCCTATTATGTGAACTTTCTTTGAGtgtcataaaatttattttttgttaaagttAAGGTAAAGAGTTGTGCCACTAGAATAAGAAACATCAGACAATGTTGCTATAGCAAAAAATATGCTCTTGGCTACTAAATGGAAAATTTAAAAAGGCTAGATATATCTTCTTAAATAAGAACACTTCAATCAAACCAAATTTATTTCTAGCTAAGCAATGCTCCTTACAGTGTCTGCATTATAAAATCATGTATCTTTTGTGCAGATAAAATGGAGCAACCAAATAGATTTATTCATACAGATTTCATTATCATACATGATAACAGATTGCAcatttcctctcaaaaaaagaaagaaagattgcACATTACAACTATACCCCAACAATTAAAATTGTACCGTtacaacttcaatttttttaaagacagGGACAGCTTGGTATTATCCCAAAAATACTCCTTTCAAATTTTAACAGATTTTTGCACTTACCGTTAAAGATGATTTATACGACATAAATTTTactttgaaggaaaatatgAACAGCAACCTTTTTATAGtactattttgaaaaatatttatcgCAAAAGTCACTTTTTGGATAATACCGTAGTCTATAGAAAAGAGGAAAGTTAAGTAACTAATCTTGgtggaaaaataaaagaatttattATTGGGAAAGTCGTTTGATTCAACTTAAATCGGTCATGTCTTCGCTATCGatttactttcttttctttttgaaagcTCCTTCAAATTTAATCTCCTCTATTGAATTTATTTTGCTAATGAAAATTGTCGCTTTCGGAGAGGTGTTGGTTTAATGAGCTGGTTTGATGATAATTTAGTGATTGTGGTGGGTGATGGGACAAAGAGCCTCTTTTGGATAGTTCACTGGCTAAAGGGTTATGTGTTGATGGCAAGTTTAGAAGGTTGTATGATTTATCAGAAAACAAATCGGTGAAGGTAGTGGAGATGTGGTCATTAGGGTGGGTAGAGAGCGATGATAGTTGGAAGCGGCGGCGTAAGTTGTTGGTGTGGGAGGAGGAACATATGGGGGAGTGTAGTTTGTTATTGTCTAGTATTTTCTTGCGGTGGGTGTGGAAGATAAATGAAATTGGAGTCTTGATCCTGATAAAGGGAACTCTATTTGAGTGGCTTATTATTCGCTATGTTTTGTGATGCAAGATGAGATATCAAAATACTATGACATGGTGTGGAAGAAAGAGACACCTTTGATGACTTCCTATGAAAGGTAATCTGATACATCGTGAAATCATTCTACAAACAACATGTAAGTGTGCGAATGGATTTTATATGATATTGTATGCTAAACTTTTTTGATTTAATATATTTAGTATTAAACATTTAAGTTTCCAAGCTTAATTGCGCTAATCATTAAGTAGAATCcataaaaaaagggaaaaaaaagtgACATATGTTTGCAATTTACGGAAGAACTTTAATCCTTAACGAACATCGGTTGTGATTCTTTGTTGCAATTTCGTTCAAATTTTTTGACTTATTGCATACAATTTTATTTGCACATTCTCATACCCAATATTCAAGACTCGTGATTTGACCTTGAATTTACCTCATACCTTTGCATTTCgttgtttcattttcattttttactatttaaaatTTTTCTCCAGTTTTGTTATCCTCAATCA is from Medicago truncatula cultivar Jemalong A17 chromosome 1, MtrunA17r5.0-ANR, whole genome shotgun sequence and encodes:
- the LOC11418171 gene encoding B3 domain-containing protein REM16, giving the protein MGSVNRSWEEDIYWTHFQFIHFTQFLRNTDFQQQLALPKTFSDNLKKKLPENVNLKGPSGVVWNIGLTTKEDTVYFTNGWQGFVNDHSLKESDFLFFKYNGESLFEVLIFHGETLCEKAGSYFVRKCGQGHTEQEGNKAKVAKNSVEEVNTASNGGVECGSEKFRKLDTIRTPLAVPFENTNEKTSNAGVESASPEHVMADAVTIAVPSQTAGKKTKKPVNEVTPGQPKKRGRPAKSATSGERAIVDWVAFSKENSGSKEKDADDREIEGGS